The Astyanax mexicanus isolate ESR-SI-001 chromosome 18, AstMex3_surface, whole genome shotgun sequence DNA window GTTATGTTCACTGAAcattgagtttttatttttgtacattgaTTTATCAAATGCCAGAGTTCCCCATCCATCGCTTGTGAATGGTTTTATTTCACCTTTCATGTTTCACAATCACCCCTAACAGCAATCAGATGGGCCTCAGACATGTTTCTCCTGCAAAAAGTGtcacagtttctctgattttgctatttataggtttatgtttgagtaaaatgaacattgttgttttattctataaactacagacaacatttctcccaaattccaaataaaaatattctcatttagagcatttatttacagaaaatgagaaatggctgaaataacaaaaaagatgcagaactttcagacctcaaataatgcaaagaaaacaagttcatattcataaagttttaagagttcagaaataatcaatatttggtggaataatcctggttggtttttaatcacagttttaattttatgcatcttggcatcatgttttcctccaccagtcttacacactgcttttggataactttatgctgctttactcctggtgtaaaaattcaagcagttcagtttggtggtttgatggtttgtgatcatccatcttcctcttgattatattccagaggtttttaatttgataaaatcaaagaaactcatcattttgagttatatatatatatatatataattataataattagttatatatatatatatatatatatatatatatatatatatatatatatatatatatatatatatatatatatataattgaccaaatatatataattgacAAATTGACCATTACAGTTTGAAGATcttggaaaaatagttaaaagtaactaagcagaacttcttctgcttgcttattatatagatataataattagtaatggatttagtgatgaaatattcacactatTTGTTAGGATTTTTATGGTTTTAGGCATCGTTTGGATGCACAGGGTCACACTGACCCaaaaacaccattgctgttcctgataaatTAACATAACTGGAGGgttattagttaaaaaaaaaagaaataaaataaaaataaaagatgagAGATGCAGGTTTTCAGAGCTTTAAACACAGGTTGTAATTTTACTTACAGCGAGAAAAATCcctaaatatgataaaataattaaaatcaaagAGATGTAGATGAATGGGGTTAAATACAATTTTGTAACTTTTGAATTTATGGTTTTATAAATACAGGAAGTGAGTAAACTGGTCCATAATCACAAAAATAGCTTTTAACCACATtagttttacagaatgaaattgattaaatgattaaagCCACTGTTGTTCCATTTAAAGCAGAGCAAACTGACCAAACTCCTATTAAAACTACAGACATAAAATAGTTATTCAGTCACTTTGAAGTCACTAAAAGCTGCGGCTTCACACTGGATCTCTTTTTAATCCATTTCAAAAGATATACTTTGAATTCCTTCGTGTTTAGGACATAAATGATGGGATTTAGCATGGGAGGAATAGCGCTGGATAGAGAAGTACTGAGGATTCTAGAATTAAGATTAAGGGTAAAAGTTAAAGCTGCGATATATGTGCTCACAACAGGCAGAAAAAACACGCCCACTAATAACAGATGAGAGATGCAGGTTTTTAGAGCTTTGAGTCGTCCAGCCCAGGTTGTGATTTTACTTAAAGCGAGAAAAATACCTAAATATGATAAAATGATTGAAATTAAAGGAGCGTAGATCAATAGTGCAGAGCAGAGTTTAGCCACAGCTGAGTTTATGGTGTTGTCATTGCAGGACATTTTGTAAATCGGGCCGTGATCACAAAAATAGCTTTCTACTACATTAGTTTTACAGAAGGAAAGACGAGTTATTAAACCGACCAACACGCCAATCAGTACAGCGATAAACGACCAAACTGAGAGTAAAATTACAGACATGAAGTAGTTATTCACAATCGCATGATATCGTAATGGTAAGCAAATAGCAATAAAACGATCATACGCCAAAACCACAAGAGTTAAAGCCTGAACACCGctgaagaaaaacacaaaaaacatattaGCCAAACAGGCGTCATAAGAAATAAACTGCGAATCAAACAGAAAAGTCTTAATGAGGTTCGGGATCAGAGCATTCGTCTCGCCAAGATCTGCTAAAGCCAGACTGACGATTCCTAAGTATTTAGGAACGTGCAGACTTTGATCGATTATGATCATTAGAATTACGAACGCGTTTCCAAACACAGCGACGATGTACATGAACAGCAAAGCAACAAAATAATATTTCAGAAGAGGCGATCCAGAAAATCCAGTGATATAAAAGTACTCAGGACGCACGAACGACAGATTCTTCAATAAACTGGAGTTTAAAGCGCTCATCCTGATACAGCAATCACTCCAAcctgaaattaaatgaaataaaatgaaattaaattaaataaaaaaaaacaagagaaagattaatacaaataatgagaaaacatgtatttttttcttcttttttttgcagtTCTATGTATTACAATATAAAGGTGTATAATATGGATATTACTAAACGATAACTCATTTAactgtttaattttattgtaatcTTAATATATCAGTGTCAATTTCAATATGTAAACTTATTTTAACActtacagtttaataatataatataatgtaatgagtAAGACTGTGGAATCAGAAGCCCTGAGTTAGTAGATCCCTGTGTGTctatggtttatatatatatatatatatatatatatatatatatatatagatagagagagagagagagagagagagagagagagagagagagagagagagagacatcgcCCCATATTATCTCAGATGGGAGCTGTGCTATACTATACACGTGATGAGATCAGTGTTTTTCTATTCTGACAATTTTATATCCAGTCGGCACAACTGGAATcatattagatttatttatttatttatttatttgtatttatttcccttgtaaaaagaaagtatactttaagagcattaaaagtattttttgaaagaaggtaaagaatactaaaaaaagtaaaaattctatttaatatactttatgacaATACATATTAAATCCATAAAtaagttttattgtttttaagcaatatgcttcaagttaaaatgttttttttttttttttttttttttttccagtggcaTTAGGTGTACACACTATGTGCATTAATATGTAAAATAGTACATGTACtcacaatatacttcaagtgtattaaaaaaatatatatttaaaaaaacacaaaattaaatctACTTCTTTTTAAGTTTTGCAGAAGTTATAAGAAAAAAGCTCTCGAAAGAACAATCTGAtgctttatgttgtatttaattgAAATATACTATAGTAAAATAGTATTTTACTATACATGTACATGTTATTTAAGtacgtattttattttttttaaaactatgtacttttccatgtttagCTTACTTttgaaaaatatacttaaaagcaCTTTAAATACACATGTTTTCTACTTATTGTGAGTATTGTTTGTTTAATGTACTAATACTACTGGTAGGTTTGTTAGATTAGAAAGATGAGCCCTCCATTTAATAGTCTAGATTAATAGAATAATAATCCATTTGTATCATATAACATACAGACGGATGGATTTATGGAAGGATAGATGGATATGaattaactttaaaatacttaaatatatatatatggtacctttggcagtgtgggcagtgtgccaagtcctgctggaaaatgaaatctgcatctctataaaagttgttttcagcagagggaagctgtaagagatgaagtgctgtaagatttcgtgggaaaacaaaactgcactgactttagactttataataataaaacacagtggatcaacaccagcagatgacagacatgactctccaaaccatcactgattgtgtttCAAAGAAATGTGCATTAATAAATTGGTGAAATCACTTGTACAGGCTGGTGATTTTAATATTATGTTCGTTCTGTTTATAATCAAAGGTATAAAAtgcttgataataataataataataatacattttagggAAATCTTTGCTGTATGTCAGTTTTTTGTCAGTATGCATGCATTAAAAAAGCTGAAATAGTTTCAGAAAGTGTTTCTATGTGGATCCACACGTGTGTGTGgtgtattaatttaataattagtcaTTTAGAAGCTGTTATTCTGTATCTCTGATAGTCCCAAGGACATTGCTGAGGAACATAATGGTGACTTTAGGGAAAAGTCCGTCTCTAAATGCGACCaggacacagaggagtacagctAATTCTGTATGATAAACAGTGGTGTTTATGTGCTGCTTTTCCCAATAACAGCACGTTAAAGGCCTACAAAACAAACTGTATACctatattttaaccctttaaaccatTTCAGCCCtgatccattcctgcattttctTATTAGGAAAAATAAcatttgtttcctttattttaaaaattagtttCAAATAGCCACAAATTTTATCTATTGATAAAATGAGTTAAATAACCAATAAATATTCTACTTAAATTAGCTGATATATGTGAGGTTTTAACTTTACATAGTAACTTTAACTTTCAAactgccaaaacattaaaactaagcCTTCTAAGCTAGTTCATGTGCATCAATTGATAATTTTCAATGCCACAGAATATACCTAATGAGAACAATTACACACACTCAACGTTTTTCTATTGCCTTTTTAAAGTCATATTTAAACTTagttaaagaaatatatatatatatttctttaactAAGTTTAAATATGACTTTAAAAAGGCAATagaaaaactcaatttatgagaagctaaagaacacatcttaaccaggggtgccaataattatggagggcactgtatatatatatatgtatatatatatatatatacagagagagagagagagttcccaTTCAGGAGTATTTACTATTAAACAGTAATTTGTGCttgataatatataataatatgtccACAAAA harbors:
- the LOC103043877 gene encoding olfactory receptor 1M1-like codes for the protein MSALNSSLLKNLSFVRPEYFYITGFSGSPLLKYYFVALLFMYIVAVFGNAFVILMIIIDQSLHVPKYLGIVSLALADLGETNALIPNLIKTFLFDSQFISYDACLANMFFVFFFSGVQALTLVVLAYDRFIAICLPLRYHAIVNNYFMSVILLSVWSFIAVLIGVLVGLITRLSFCKTNVVESYFCDHGPIYKMSCNDNTINSAVAKLCSALLIYAPLISIILSYLGIFLALSKITTWAGRLKALKTCISHLLLVGVFFLPVVSTYIAALTFTLNLNSRILSTSLSSAIPPMLNPIIYVLNTKEFKVYLLKWIKKRSSVKPQLLVTSK